The following is a genomic window from Solanum stenotomum isolate F172 chromosome 4, ASM1918654v1, whole genome shotgun sequence.
TAAGAGGTTGATGTTTCAGTTTGCATCTTTGATTGGTGGTACTTAGTTGGTATTTTCTTCTCTTAAAAGTTGGTTTTagtattttctccttcttttgttttggttcttttttcccttttaggTTTTTTATGCTTTTGTTTCTTCATCTTCTGTTACGTATTGCTGTTGTGCTTTATATTTGATGTATATCTTAGATGTTATGTTGTCCATGTTTGTGTCGGGGATTTTTTTGTGGTATCTTTTGTGCCTAATAATTCAACCTTGGAACTCAATCCCAAATGCTAGCTAAATAGGTGAGCGTTGTCTAAGACCATATGAGGAGAAAACAGTCCACCCCTCAACTAATGTGAGACACTCGGACACCCCACACAATAGGACTAGAAATCTAGAGCATAGACAACATAATATGAGGGCCCAACATTGTATAACCAAGAACATGAATGTGTGTGGCTCTGATAACATGTGAACAGAAGTGGTTTTTGGGTCTAACTCAATCTCAAAATCTAGTATATTAAGTGATGATTGCCTAAAACCCTATAAGAGAACCATATTTCCCTCTTCCCAACAGTTGAGTTTCCTAAGTACAAGTAGATAATTCTTCTTATGTCGATCTGGTTGATTTGTCGCATGTTTTTGCTGGTTGATTTGTTGCATGTTCTTGCTGGTTGAATTGTCtctaagttaatttttttgagCAGTTTTGGGATATGGAAACTTGCATCCCATTTCTGGTGTGCTCAGTGTGAAGGTTAAGTTATGGGCTAGATACTCGCACTAGGTAATCCAATTAATATCAAATGTCCAGAATAAGTGGagctcttttttgtttttgtttttttgataaaaaaatgtttcttgTGGAATAATTTGGTTACGGCTTGCATAATAAAAAGGGTTGGCCAGTGCATGAAATGTTGCATTCACATAAGGTCCAAAGAAGGGCCGCACCGTAAAGGAGGGGTGTAATGTAAGCAGCCTATCACGAGGCCAGAACCAGTTGTTGATTCCATGGTTCAAACCCATGACCTCTAAGTGATACAGAAAACTTTATCGTTGCTCCAAGGTTCCCCTTTTTTGGCTACGTCTTGCATATTCACTTCAATTGTCTTTCATTTTTGCACTCTATGCAACTTTGTATTTTTGAGAATTGAGCTGCCTTTCCTcttttgattggaaaatactGTTTCTGTCAAGTTGTAAGTAACCAGTATGCCTCTTCATAGATGTCCAATAGTCCCTTTATGAATTTTTGTCAACTTATGACCAAAAAAACATTGAAGCCGTATTCATCATCTGAACATCTTGATCAATTTAATCAAATCAAAAGTTCTTATAGCATTGCCTGGAAGAGTAAAGATCAGCTGCCTTTTTGGATGTCTGATGCAGATCTTCTGTAACCTTTGTTTTGTTTCTCCTTCCTTTCAAGGCATTTCAATGCCACATCTTTATGCCACTTTTCAGTATCCTCTATTTCATGCTTCTCAATATACTGGATGATTTCAACTTACTTCATACCTTTGTCACACTCCAAATGTCAATTATATCCTAGTTAGCCATGAGAATGGATGCACCCTCTCGGTCACATTTCTTCTAGGGAATCTTAAGTAAATCAATCCTTTCATCTTTAGCTGTTGTTTTTCATTCTTAATGACTCAAATTTATCGACGGTAAATAAATGGAAATGAGAAATTTACCGCTTCCTACTACAGATATTAATGAATGTGATGATCATCGGATGTAAGATGTTTGGAGTGGTTGGGTGGAATTGATATAAAATAGTGAATTTGGTCTATAGCACTTCATACTGTTGGAAATTCATACAGTGTCAGTATGTTGCAATagttaattaaaacaaattgatgTTGGAAAATAGTTATTAATATAGCTTTGTTCTGGTGTGATTTACTGTGTTTGTGTGAAAGGGGAACTTTCTTATTCACTTGTGTGTTTACTGCATCAATGAACTAAAAGGGACCCGTTCTTGTGGTGTGGTTAATGCATTTGTGTGAAAGTGCACCTTTCTTATGCAATGTGATTTATAGTGTTATCTAGTTGGCTATCTCTTCCTACGGTTGCTGATCATAATCAAAATATTAGTCCTCCTACTGTAATTCGTGTTACATCGATGCATCTTCAAGTTGACATTTGTCTGTGATTTGGTAATGCATCTATGGAGAAGATAAACTGAAAAAATCAACATAATAAGCAGGGTGACACAAAAATGTGATCCCACCAATAGTGCTTTCAGTAATGACATGGTTGTTTCTTTAGAATAAAGTTGTATAGCAAGTCATTGATCCAATACTCTTTTCGTATAAACAGTAACGGTTTAACTTTGTTATCTCCGAGGCTTCTACAGATGAAATGATGTGCTCTTGCAATTATTTTTTAGTCCATTTATCAAATATTCTTATTTAACTCACTCTCTTATAATTGGACATAGCATGTTGCTGTTCAACTAATGATGCCATCTACCATCTTGATTTGGTGCGTGATAAGTTTCGGTCTAAAATGTAATCTTCTCAAATTCTTAGAGTTGTGCAGAGATGCATGAGAATTCATGGAATATCATCTTAAACAAAAGTTTTTGGAATAGaaagtttttcttttctcaatttGTGGTTTTTGTTGGTTTTCTAAAACGGGTGGAACAACAAAAAGATTTAAACATTTTTGGAATTGTCTCTTAAGCATAGAGGgtttaatacaaaagatagAGGTAGGGTGGATGAAACGGAGGCTCGCATCAGTGTCATGTGTGATAAaaaggacatgaccttagatagaaAGGTGTGAATGACACGAATTAAGGTAGAAGTGTGTCCATACTAGTAGGTAGGAGTGCTTTGTCGTGTTGCCCCTACTAGTAGTTGTAAGGCTACTTCTGTAGTTTCCTGTTCTTCAATTTCTGTTACcatttattatttcatatagttcgTTTGTTGTATTGTTTGTTATAGTACTATTTTGTCACTATCTGTGGTTTTTGTTACTATTTATTGTCTCTTGTTCTTCCATTATGTCTTTTTCTAGACTGCTTTTGTTTTGAGCCGGgatctatcggaaacaacctctctagaTAGAGGTAATTAGGTGTATGTACAGTCTACCCTCTCCAGACCCCACTGTGTGGGACTACATTGAGTATGTTGGTGTAGAGAGTCCTTTAAAAAGCCaacttaaaaatagaaaatttgcaaaagaaaaaatgcataatgaaattcaaaaatctaaaatatctCAACTAAATTTGTCTAACTAGATTTAAGTTTAAACAAAGACTCATCCTACAACTAAACTACTAATTGTTCTTGTAAATTTGtagtaacaaaatcaaatattcaACACTCCTCTACTTCAGTTGCTGCAATCTAAAAAGGTTGTTCCTCCTCAAAATTTCTGCTCAAGTAGTTTGTGCTTGTGAATTCTTTTGAGTGTTGTTGAACTTGCACACTTTTTTGTAACATGATattccttctcctcctcctttcTTTTCCGTCTTTTGGTTTTGTGCATAAAAATCATCCTTAATAATATTGTTTAGTATGAACCCTCAGgggttggcctgctggcaattgacttgagccttggggtttgctccctttcaaggtctcaagttcgaaacccactaggtgcaaacaatttctgagggccatcggactgggtaaaacctgaattaaccgtggtgcacttgcgggaaactccttgccgagggcctgtgcacccccgggattagtcggggctcaaagagactcggacacccggtgcaaatcaaaaaaaaaaataataataatattgtctTGTATGAAAGATCGTTTAATGTGCTTTAATTTGGACAACCGTAGGATTTGCAAAAACTTGTCGTGAGGATTTTTCTTCCATTATAATGTCTCATTGATCATAGGTTTCAAAGTAAGACTTGAACTTCACTGAccaattttgatagttttcatccgTGATTCAAAAAGATATTGATGCTTGTCTTGATTAAAATAGGTATGGATTAAAATAAGTATTGGTTGTATCCCTACATTAAAAATTGGTATTGGGCTCAAGCGTTTTAAAAATAAGCAAGAGTTAAAAAGAGGCTCGTGCGTTAAAAATAAGCACGAGTTAAAAAATGAGTTGGAAATAAGTATAGTTTAGTGGATGGAAGGTATTCTTCTTCAGTGAACTCACAGATCCACTAAAATAGGATCAATGGAAGATCTTACACCACGGGTGGGTTTTTAAAAAGGGTGGAGCAGCAAAATGATTGAAATTCTCTTAATTTTTATTAAGCATAGAGGCCTTTAAATAGtcaactgaaaaaaaaaaactgcagAAATTTAtagaataaaattcaaaaaccttaaatatctcaaataaaatttacttactaattttttatttatacagAAACTCCTCCTACAACTAACCTATTTATTATTCTAGTAAATCAACAGTAACAGAAGCAAATATTTCCCTTTCCTTTTTGGATCTCACTTTTGTTTGTTGGGATGATTTGCTAAGAGAGTTTTGTCACTAACTCCAACTTTGGGTGACAAATTTATCACCTAGGTGTGTGGAGGAAAGTTGGTTGTGAACTTATTTCTTGGATGTGTTTGTAGGCATTCCGTGGACAGAGGAAGAGCACCGACTTTTCTTGATTGGTCTACAAAAATTGGGCAAAGGAGATTGGCGGGGTATATCGCAAAACTTTGTGACGTCAAGAACTCCTACCCAAGTAGCTAGCCATGCCCAGAAGTATTTTATTCGGCAGAGTAATGCTACtcggagaaagagaagatccaGTCTTTTTGACATTGTTGCTGATACGGTTTGTCTTGCTTCTCAAACTTAAGCTTTGGATAATGATCATAGTGTGACCATATAGGCATTGCTGTGCACTATTGTTAAGGCCTAAAGCTACCCTTGTCCAAGCCCACCCAAATGCTTAGGCAGTTGACATGCCGTTGCAGCATGTCTACTCTTAGTTACTTGGTCATCCATCACATGTTACGACGTATGAGAAAAGTTTTCTTCCTATTTCCGAGGGTGAAACTTGAGCTTTCCTGTTTTGCTATGTTATATGGGGCTTTTGGTGAAGTCCTTTCTTCAGACTTTTGTTTTGATccttttttatgtttcttttctaTGATGTTAAACAGGCTGCTGATGCTTCCCATCCACTTCCTGAAGAACAATTTATGCTCCCACCTAGAGCAATGGAAAGTGACAAGGAACAGTTAGCACCCTCTGCAACAAAAGCAATAGAAACTGATTTTACAGATTCACTCCCTTCCTTAGATCTTTCTCTCAAGTCAGATTTTGAATCCATGGAAACCGCTCCAAGTGAACCTGTAGAAGAAACGAAACCAAATATCACAACCAGTGAGATTCCTTCAGTATTTCCAGCATTCTTCCCAGCTTACATTCCAGTTCCATATCCCTTCTGGCCATCAAATGCTTTTCCAGTCGCTGAAGATAGAGGAGCAGAACCATCCCATCATCAGATCCTCAAGCCAATTCCATCCGTCCCTAAAGAGCCCGTGAATGTAGATGAACTAGTGGGTATGTCCCAGCTCACTTTAGCAGACACTGGTTCTGGCCATATTGAGCCTTCACCACTCTCCCTTAAGCTAACAGCAGAACCATCACGACAATCAGCTTTTCATGCTAGCACACCAGTCAAAAGCTCAGAGATTACCAAGGGCGAAACTGCTCCGATTCAAGCACTTTAAACCTATTGGGATGAGTCTACCTTGTTTTTCTTAAGGGTGTAAGTACATGTTCTCTTCCCTCTCATCTATGTGACATAGGGTAGGTACTTTCAAAGAAGCAGCAAGTAGGTGAATTTAGCTGAAAATTCATTCTTTGTCATTTTATAGAACTTAGGGTGTCTAACATACTCAATACTGTGGTGTTTTATGTAAATTGTTGGCTTCTTTGTAATTGCTTTTATTTTCTCACATTAAGAGAAAATATAGGGTCACTGATTCTGCTCAGTGTGAGTGAGTGATGGTTTTGGCATAGTTTACTTCCAATTTGAGAACTTTTGATATGGAGTTGATTGTCATATGTTCTGCATCATAGTATGGTAAAAGTGTAAAATGTAGAACACTTCATGCTATGCTTATAGAATAATCATGAACTTATTTTCAAGgcctatttttcaaattaactgaAGTGTGAGTGAGATAGCAATGCATCATTGTATGATGGATAATATAAAGGTGTAGTACATAATGTGttctttaacttggcttcactTAACATCTAATGGGGAGTTTCAGATTTAGGGATTTTTCATCTATGACCctcaactttgggtgtgcacaagtagatggttaaatttgtataaaattgtcCAAGTAAATACACACGTCTTACATAACAATTTGTGTGAGATATACTTGAACtgatttgtaattattttgggTTTTATGGctcatttatgtagtttttcctaaTTAATAACCAAGGTAACTTACAAAATTTTCACTAGTTTGGAAGTTAGTTACTTAGATACATTTCATTTACAATATTATTAATCTTAATAGATTTTGATGTGTCCATATACGTTGAGTTACATGCATCTTAGGATATATgagtcaaaattaggtgtaatttgttctagatacattgcATCTAATTAGATTTGCATGTACCTAAGATACATAGAAAAATCTTGCTCGTCTCCCTTCAATCTCGTTCACCACTCATCTATGTATTTggtatctcaaatacatgtgaatcacttCTGATGCATGTATCTAatgtgattcgcatgtatctgggatacatagacaaatgTCATTCGCTCTCTACTATTCTCTCTCAACTCTCTCCCTATTTCAATGTATCTAGTAGCAAAAAACATGTATCTAGGTGTATTTCGCTTGAAATCtggtataaaattataaattagtatataaaatacaattatttcaAACCATAAGGAGAATTAGTAAATATGGTAGAAATGTTTGTGTAACTATGTAGTTTCTCCAAATTATTACTACATATTGATATTCCCGCTATTGGACATGGAAGGGTCGTTCGGTTTAATGtgttattaaaataatattggtGTTAAACTCATACATTAATAATATTGTGGTTTCAGTAGTACTAATTGACAAGATGTGAGATAGAGTTAACGCGAAATCAGAAGTTTGGAGAAAGACCCTagaatcaaaatattttaagttgagCGGGattaaaattgaatatttaaagTGTAAATTTAGTGATGTGTCTCATGTAGTGAACGTGGATGTGAGAACACTCAGGTCATTCTCAAGAGAGAAAGTTTTAAGTACTTGGGTTATTAATAATCCAAGGTAATAGGTAAGGATGACAAGGATGCCACTCACTGTAAGGTAGGATAGATGAAATAGACTTTCAATCGATATGATGTGTAATAAGAATGTGTCACCTAGTCTTAAAGGTACGTTTTACAAAATAATAGTTAGAGTTACTATGATTTATATGACTGAGTGTTGTTCAATCAAGAACTCACATGTTAAGAAGATGAGAGTCGTATAAATGAGCATGATGAGGTGGAAGTTTGATCATACTAGAAGAGATAAGACTAGGAATGAGGTTATTCTTATAAGGAGGGAGTGTCCTCCATAGAGGACAAGATGCGAAAAGTGAGATAGGTGGTTCGTGCATATGAAAAGGAGATGTGCATATGCTCGATTAgaaggtgtgagaggttggacATTGTGGGTCTGAGAAGGGGTGAGAAGGGGTAAAGGTAAGCCTAAGAAGTATTAAAGTGAGGTGATTAGGTAGGACATGATGCAACTTGAATTCACTGAGGACATGACCATTGTTAGGAGGGTGTGgaggtagaaggttagtagaaAGTCGAACGTATTTCTTTTCCATTctcacaaaattaatattattcttttttatttttcctcatATTTATATATCTACTAGTATAAGCTAAGTATAAGATACATGATTTGTCATGTCATCGTGAGATATTCATGAGACACGTATCCATCATGTAAAGATATCAAAATAATCATTAAAAAGTTGAAGTATCAAAATGACActtaatgtaaaatttaaaaggttatatatgtgtttagtcaaaaataAAGGACTAATTGCCAATTAATATAGTTgtgaagaaaatttaaaatctctAGAAAAGTTCAAAGTTATTTTTGATAGGTAAAATCTCCACTCTTCTTCCTTTAGCCTTCAAAACCCTATATTTCATTCAGTCGCTGACTCATTTTCTCTGTTAAGTGAATGATCTTCTTGAGCTtttggtatcttttatttttttttaacgttTTCAATTGTTacgttattttttatgtaagtAAAGCTACATTTTTATGGAACAAACATGgaggaaatatttttaagaatgtATCGATATCTGTAAATGACTTGTTATTTGCATCCTAGTAAATGTTTATGAATGTATTTCACTTGAGAAGGTTTTGTTCAtggatttttttggattttctttCAATGCTTAGGATGATCTATGTTTGTTGTTCCATTGTGGTAAGtccataatattttatttttattctatgaAGAAATTGAATCGAAATCTTAAGTGTCTTATTATTCTAACTCTCATTCTGAAGTTGTTGCGCtattatttcataaataaaatcaagtatATACTATCAATATTTCTAGATTCTGAACTGGTTATCCATGTCAACATCATTTTATATCACAAATTCTTAGATCTATTAACCATTTGTCAAAAGCTGATAAAATTATATGAatcatttttaacttttaaaaaaaatctaaaactaTTTATGAACTATCAAATTTAATAGCATgcttggtaaaaaaaaataattctatttgATTAGAAAAAATTCTTTATTGTTTGCTATATCACTCAAAAgattattcttcttttttatatcataaaactcacttattttttattattttttcaaaagattactCAAGTTGAAAAGTAGTACATATTTAGCTAAATTTTGATGACATGACTCTTGATTTTAAGCCAAAAAAGAGTGTTAAAAACCCAATCCATTTTAACAACTATTATTTGACCTAATACCCGATCTGTAAAACCTATTTACATGTTATGTCCAAAAATTCTTTTATATGATAAACAAATCTCTTTATATGACTGAtctaaacaataataataataataatcattattattattattattattattattattatatatatatatatatatatatatataacgcTTAAATAGAATACATGAAAGGTAAAGGTCATAAGAGGGAAGTAATTGCATTGACAAATCATATAATTGCAGATTATGTATAAGGTGTTATAAATCCATTAAATTAATGGATTGTCTATTAATTAATACATGGACTTCTTACATTTATGTATACATATTTCTTAggtttt
Proteins encoded in this region:
- the LOC125862480 gene encoding transcription factor MYBS3, which gives rise to MTRRCSHCNNNGHNSRTCPTRGGVTGGVGGGSSGGGGVRLFGVRLTDGSIMKKSASMGNLSSLHYHSSSSAAASPNPGSPSSDVLRESVHLTDGYLSDDPAHTSCSANHRIERKKGIPWTEEEHRLFLIGLQKLGKGDWRGISQNFVTSRTPTQVASHAQKYFIRQSNATRRKRRSSLFDIVADTAADASHPLPEEQFMLPPRAMESDKEQLAPSATKAIETDFTDSLPSLDLSLKSDFESMETAPSEPVEETKPNITTSEIPSVFPAFFPAYIPVPYPFWPSNAFPVAEDRGAEPSHHQILKPIPSVPKEPVNVDELVGMSQLTLADTGSGHIEPSPLSLKLTAEPSRQSAFHASTPVKSSEITKGETAPIQAL